A window of the Brachybacterium sacelli genome harbors these coding sequences:
- a CDS encoding acyl-CoA thioesterase — protein MNLYLRLLVVMIRVRFRSRLSMWDTSRVRFRVNPLDLDVQRHMNNGRYLTLMDLGRMDLMIRSGFWKRVTGKGWYPVIAGQSITYRRSLTLGQRFDLSSRVIGHDDRWIYMEQVFRVGDVVHADAIIRARFLRRTGGSVDIPEVLDLAGPIPESLRVPDWILDWNESSSQHSRGL, from the coding sequence GTGAACTTGTACCTCCGTCTGCTCGTCGTCATGATCAGGGTGCGATTCCGAAGTCGCCTGAGCATGTGGGACACCTCCCGCGTCCGCTTCCGCGTGAATCCCCTCGACCTCGATGTGCAGCGCCACATGAACAACGGTCGCTACCTCACGCTGATGGACCTCGGCCGGATGGACCTCATGATCCGTTCCGGCTTCTGGAAGCGGGTGACCGGGAAGGGCTGGTATCCCGTGATCGCCGGGCAGTCGATCACCTACCGCCGCTCGCTGACGTTGGGGCAGCGCTTCGACCTCTCGTCGCGGGTGATCGGGCACGACGACCGCTGGATCTACATGGAGCAGGTCTTCCGCGTCGGCGACGTGGTCCATGCCGACGCCATCATCCGGGCCCGCTTTCTGCGGCGCACGGGCGGCTCGGTGGACATCCCGGAGGTGCTGGACCTCGCCGGCCCGATCCCGGAGAGTCTGCGGGTGCCCGACTGGATCCTCGACTGGAACGAGTCCTCCTCCCAGCACAGCCGAGGACTCTGA
- a CDS encoding PH domain-containing protein: protein MTSPSAPETPDPSAKPGTGHGLPEPAEAEAHAAGFGLRPPRDHVDSRCRAWWATQTALWAALPVLVLALLGLLIEPARWWLLGAALVLLVLAVPLALVVPRVRWRIHRWEATDDALYSRTGLLWEEWRAAPLSRIQTVDMDRGPLQRSFGLATISVSTASARGAVRISALDAELATELVQRFTHLTEADDEDAT, encoded by the coding sequence ATGACCTCGCCGTCCGCCCCCGAGACTCCGGACCCGTCTGCGAAGCCCGGCACCGGCCACGGCCTACCGGAGCCCGCCGAGGCGGAGGCGCATGCCGCGGGCTTCGGTCTGCGCCCGCCCCGGGATCACGTCGATTCCCGGTGTCGCGCCTGGTGGGCGACCCAGACCGCGCTGTGGGCCGCCCTTCCCGTCCTCGTGCTCGCCCTGCTCGGTCTCCTCATCGAACCGGCTCGCTGGTGGCTGCTGGGGGCGGCGCTGGTGCTGCTCGTGCTCGCCGTGCCCCTCGCCCTGGTGGTGCCCCGGGTGCGGTGGCGCATCCACCGTTGGGAGGCGACCGATGACGCGCTCTACAGCCGTACCGGACTGTTGTGGGAGGAGTGGCGCGCGGCGCCCCTGTCCCGCATCCAGACCGTCGACATGGACCGCGGGCCGCTGCAGCGTTCCTTCGGCCTGGCCACCATCTCGGTGTCCACGGCCTCGGCGCGCGGCGCCGTGCGCATCAGCGCGCTCGACGCGGAGCTGGCGACGGAGCTGGTGCAGCGGTTCACCCATCTGACGGAGGCCGACGACGAGGACGCGACATGA
- a CDS encoding PH domain-containing protein yields MSASAPIPAPDVPPASEQPWQRLDVRTILASVLVLAAVLLGIGVVVAIGMLLLGVGPGWVLLWVGGGVTVLSALVALVEWIRLRTTTYRLDGTRIERRVRFLGSSRTSLARDRIRNVELSADLFQRRLGIAEVKLATADGGGERFHLQALDRAVADALRIELLGERATAETGTLATIDWGWLRYAPVSLTTGAIGVAAYGAVFQVFDWFAAVPALIAWIAQTFGAFPLILLIPALILGAVVLGAVATLALYVEGWWGYRLGRHRDASLDLHRGLLVSRSTVFDGDRLRGLTLHEPLGLRRVGGARLDVIAVGVKAPEGDQKNAQSPALVPASPRAVGAGVAATVLGAALPEELSSHPPAARRKRFLRAGMLTAAGTVPAVIPALLRPSLWWIPVLTVLVLAALTAVLALDNARGLGHLVTERHVVLRKGSLFRRTDVMDREGVLGWNLTRSPFQRRSGLGTVVATSAGGSGAFHLPDVAAEQAREVMGSAGRVWEHLQVGAPAAGDVSAGAGRRPPSAGPGDAAPRDR; encoded by the coding sequence ATGAGTGCGTCGGCCCCGATCCCGGCACCTGACGTCCCTCCCGCCTCCGAGCAGCCCTGGCAGCGCCTGGACGTGCGCACGATCCTGGCGTCCGTCCTCGTCCTCGCCGCCGTGCTGCTCGGGATCGGCGTGGTGGTGGCGATCGGCATGCTGCTGCTCGGCGTCGGCCCGGGTTGGGTGCTGCTCTGGGTCGGCGGCGGCGTCACGGTGCTCAGCGCGCTCGTCGCCCTGGTCGAATGGATCCGCCTGCGAACCACCACCTACCGGCTCGACGGCACCCGCATCGAACGGCGCGTGCGCTTCCTCGGCAGCTCCCGCACCTCGCTGGCGCGCGACCGGATCCGCAACGTCGAGCTGTCCGCCGACCTGTTCCAGCGTCGCCTCGGCATCGCGGAGGTCAAGCTCGCGACCGCCGACGGGGGCGGGGAGCGCTTCCACCTCCAGGCGCTCGACCGCGCCGTCGCCGACGCACTCCGGATCGAGCTGCTGGGGGAGCGGGCCACCGCCGAGACCGGCACCCTGGCCACGATCGACTGGGGGTGGCTGAGATATGCGCCGGTGTCGCTGACCACCGGCGCGATCGGTGTGGCCGCCTACGGCGCCGTGTTCCAGGTCTTCGACTGGTTCGCCGCGGTGCCCGCGCTGATCGCCTGGATCGCGCAGACCTTCGGTGCATTCCCCCTGATCCTGCTGATCCCGGCGCTGATCCTGGGAGCGGTGGTCCTCGGGGCCGTGGCCACGCTCGCGCTCTATGTCGAGGGCTGGTGGGGCTACCGGCTCGGACGTCACCGGGACGCCTCCCTCGACCTGCACCGCGGCCTGCTCGTCAGCCGCTCCACCGTGTTCGACGGGGACCGGCTGCGAGGGCTCACGCTGCACGAGCCGCTCGGGCTGCGGCGCGTCGGCGGGGCCCGGCTCGACGTCATCGCGGTGGGAGTGAAGGCCCCCGAGGGGGACCAGAAGAACGCACAGTCCCCGGCGCTGGTGCCCGCCTCCCCGCGAGCCGTCGGCGCGGGCGTGGCGGCGACGGTGCTCGGTGCCGCACTGCCGGAGGAGCTGAGCTCCCATCCGCCGGCGGCCCGGCGCAAGAGGTTCCTGCGCGCCGGGATGCTCACCGCGGCCGGCACCGTCCCGGCCGTGATCCCTGCGCTCCTCCGCCCCTCGCTGTGGTGGATCCCGGTCCTCACCGTCCTGGTGCTGGCCGCGCTCACCGCGGTGCTCGCCCTCGACAACGCCCGCGGGCTCGGCCACCTGGTCACCGAGCGCCATGTCGTGCTGCGCAAGGGCTCCCTCTTCCGCCGCACGGATGTGATGGACCGGGAGGGGGTGCTCGGTTGGAACCTCACCCGCAGCCCGTTCCAGCGGCGCTCCGGGCTGGGCACGGTGGTCGCGACCTCCGCGGGCGGCAGCGGCGCCTTCCACCTGCCCGATGTCGCGGCGGAGCAGGCGCGCGAGGTGATGGGCAGCGCAGGAAGGGTCTGGGAGCATCTGCAGGTCGGCGCACCCGCAGCAGGAGACGTCAGCGCCGGGGCGGGGCGACGTCCGCCCTCCGCCGGTCCCGGCGACGCAGCTCCTCGAGACCGCTGA
- a CDS encoding helix-turn-helix domain-containing protein encodes MAKNSPRAQTRLSVSNRAALAEEYAKDVPVDELVRRFGIHRTTVHRLASQAGISVRRRGLDEPGRQKAARLYEQGMTLEEVAAELAIGDETVRSAVVACGGTIRPRGRRPARV; translated from the coding sequence GTGGCGAAGAATTCACCCCGGGCTCAAACCCGTTTGAGTGTCTCGAATCGGGCTGCGCTGGCCGAGGAGTACGCCAAGGATGTGCCTGTTGATGAGCTGGTACGGCGGTTCGGGATACATCGCACGACGGTGCACCGGCTCGCTTCTCAGGCGGGCATCTCGGTGCGCCGCCGCGGTCTGGATGAGCCCGGGCGCCAGAAGGCTGCGCGATTGTACGAACAGGGCATGACGCTCGAAGAGGTCGCGGCCGAACTGGCGATCGGCGACGAGACGGTGCGTTCTGCGGTCGTGGCCTGTGGGGGAACGATCCGCCCGCGCGGTCGCCGTCCCGCCAGGGTCTGA
- a CDS encoding ABC transporter ATP-binding protein gives MADSKTSTPKASLRDLFSYLREHRGVLAIVLVISLVGAALNLAQPLMVNQVIAAVGDGRDLSGPVAVLVGLVVGAGLVDAAQQFLLGRTAEGVVFCARRQLLGRMLRLPIREYDARRTGDLVSRVGSDTTMVREALTGGLVEALSGVLVFVGALVAMALLDLTLLGITLAVILVAVVSVVAVSARIQALTLASQEAIGRVAAGVERALSGVRTIRAAGATEREEGKLVSDAQAAYSLGVRIVRISAVLWPVSGLAVQGAFLAVLGVGGYRVAAGTLSVADLVTFILFLFMMLMPLATAFSAVITVRTALGALARIKEVLDLPTEEDGEAALRSRPADERPNPEPAMVTFEGVSFAYRQHEPVLEDVSFAVPRGSTTAIVGPSGAGKSTLMALIERFYEPDQGTVRLDGIDMRTLARSELRDRIGYVEQDAPVLAGTIKDNLLLSAPDTDETRCRQVLADVNLLDRIEQHADDLDAVVGDDGVGLSGGERQRLAIARALIGGAPLLLLDEPTASLDGRNERAMHQAIRSAAAGRTVLIVAHRLATVADADQIVVLDAGRVTATGTHTELLNSSELYRDLAHHQLLAARPANNESELGTSSDISR, from the coding sequence GTGGCTGACAGTAAGACTTCCACGCCGAAGGCGAGCCTGCGCGACCTGTTCTCCTACTTGCGTGAACACCGCGGGGTGCTGGCCATCGTGCTGGTCATCTCGCTGGTGGGTGCCGCACTGAACCTGGCGCAGCCGCTGATGGTCAACCAAGTCATCGCGGCCGTGGGCGACGGACGAGACCTCAGCGGCCCGGTGGCGGTGCTGGTGGGACTCGTCGTGGGCGCGGGGCTGGTGGACGCCGCACAGCAGTTCTTGCTGGGGCGCACCGCCGAGGGAGTGGTGTTCTGCGCGCGCCGCCAGCTACTGGGACGCATGCTCCGGTTACCGATCCGCGAGTATGACGCCCGCCGCACCGGCGACCTGGTCTCCCGGGTGGGATCGGACACCACCATGGTGCGCGAGGCGCTGACGGGCGGGCTCGTCGAGGCACTGAGCGGCGTGTTGGTCTTTGTCGGGGCGCTGGTCGCGATGGCACTGCTGGACCTGACCCTGCTGGGCATCACGCTGGCCGTCATCTTGGTCGCCGTGGTCAGCGTCGTAGCCGTCAGTGCCCGTATCCAGGCGCTGACCCTTGCTTCACAGGAGGCCATAGGCCGAGTCGCGGCCGGGGTCGAGCGAGCACTGTCGGGTGTGCGCACCATCCGAGCCGCCGGAGCCACCGAGCGGGAGGAAGGCAAGCTTGTCTCCGATGCGCAGGCCGCCTACAGCCTCGGCGTGCGGATAGTGCGCATCAGTGCCGTGCTATGGCCGGTGAGCGGGCTGGCCGTCCAGGGCGCCTTCCTGGCGGTGCTGGGTGTCGGCGGGTACCGGGTCGCCGCAGGCACGTTGTCGGTGGCGGACCTGGTGACCTTCATCCTCTTCCTGTTCATGATGCTCATGCCGCTGGCCACTGCGTTCAGTGCGGTCATCACGGTGCGCACCGCCCTGGGCGCCCTTGCTCGCATCAAGGAGGTCCTCGATCTGCCGACCGAGGAGGACGGTGAGGCCGCACTACGTAGCCGGCCCGCTGATGAAAGGCCCAACCCTGAGCCAGCGATGGTCACCTTCGAGGGTGTCTCCTTCGCCTACCGGCAGCATGAGCCCGTCTTGGAAGATGTGAGCTTCGCCGTCCCACGTGGGTCAACGACCGCGATCGTCGGCCCATCAGGGGCGGGCAAGTCGACCCTGATGGCCCTGATCGAGCGCTTCTATGAGCCGGACCAAGGAACGGTCCGCCTGGACGGGATCGATATGCGGACCCTGGCCCGGTCCGAGCTGCGCGACCGGATCGGCTACGTCGAACAGGATGCCCCCGTGCTGGCCGGCACCATCAAGGACAACCTTCTTCTATCCGCACCGGACACGGACGAGACACGCTGTCGGCAGGTGCTCGCCGACGTCAACCTGCTGGATCGCATCGAGCAGCATGCCGACGACTTGGACGCCGTGGTCGGGGACGACGGCGTGGGCCTGTCCGGCGGAGAACGCCAACGCCTGGCGATCGCCCGCGCACTGATCGGTGGTGCGCCGTTGCTTCTGCTCGATGAGCCGACCGCCAGTCTCGATGGGCGGAACGAGCGCGCGATGCACCAGGCCATCCGCTCGGCCGCCGCCGGGCGAACCGTGCTGATCGTCGCTCACCGGCTGGCCACCGTGGCCGACGCCGACCAGATCGTTGTTCTCGACGCCGGCCGGGTCACCGCCACCGGTACCCACACTGAACTTCTAAACAGCAGCGAGCTGTACCGCGACCTTGCCCACCATCAACTACTCGCTGCCCGGCCGGCAAACAATGAGAGCGAGCTGGGTACTTCCTCTGATATCTCCCGATGA
- the mobF gene encoding MobF family relaxase, with translation MTVSMRVMSAGDGYKYLLRTVAAADGDRSLSTPLTRYYAEAGTPPGQWLGSGVASLGTGRLAVGDRVSEAQLQLLMGMGRDPLTGDPLGLAFPAYKSPAERIEARVAGLDPAMSPGAKGEAVAQIEAEESERGTRRAVAGFDFTFSIPKSASALWAVSDAGTQALIGEAHHRAVAEMVAFMEREVAATRTGATAGDGAVAQVDVTGLVATAFDHFDSRAGDPHLHTHVVISNKVQTVLDGKWRSLDGRPMHAAVVALSELHEAVFADHMTRAFGVEWEARDMGRDRNPAWAITGVPEELVQEFSTRARHIDSETDRLIAEYVDKRGRRPSPATIMKLRAQATLSTRPDKEVRSLADLTERWRTRATGVLGQDATTWARVVTDNETPLLLRADDVPLGVVAELGAAVVEVVGEKRSTWRRWNLTAEASRQTMGWRFASMQDREAIVGMVADAAENASLRLTPPDLATSPAAFRRVDGTSVFRPKHSTVFSSELLLAAEDRLLDRSRTITAPAVPVGTVETITSRADAEGRMLGEDQAEALMKIAVSGRVLDVLVGPAGAGKTTATWALRRMWETEHGSGSVVGLAPSAVAAQVLADDLDIATENTAKWWTNHLVHGTTFKAGQLVIIDEASLAGTLSLDRITHLAEQAGAKVLLVGDFAQLQSVDAGGAFGLLVNDRDDAPELVDVHRFTNAWEKIASLGLRHGRTEVIDTYLDYDRIHEGDAEVMADAAYGAWRADRNAGAVSVLIAETRDDVTALNTRARADLILDGTLTPGREVELNDGTTAGAGDTVITRRNDRRLRNGKDWVRNGDTWTIKDVRDDGSVTIRPTGRRFGGSILLPASYVAEHVDLGYAVTAHRAQGVTVDTAHVLVEPTTTRENFYVAMTRGKHSNRAYVVLDRADDAHTEPHPGDNPDATARSVLYGVLQRVGAELSAHETITVEHEQWGSVAQLAAEYETIAAAAQRDRWATLIRASGLTESQADAAMDSEAFGALTAELRRAEANHHDMDRLLPRLIAARGFDDADDIASVLHHRVARATARPAGSGRTRKAPRLIAGLVPAARGPMTAEMRHALDERHQLIEQRVTAVLETALTDHEPWTSRLGDVPEGEKEAQAWRREARVVAGYRDRYQITGSHPLGPEPETAAQKIDYARADAALGRAQAITRPRQDGPGRRPVGRDRIGPRL, from the coding sequence ATGACGGTCTCGATGCGGGTTATGTCGGCTGGCGACGGCTACAAGTACCTGTTGCGCACGGTCGCTGCGGCCGATGGTGACCGTTCACTCTCGACACCGCTGACGAGGTACTACGCCGAGGCGGGCACGCCGCCAGGCCAGTGGCTTGGGTCGGGGGTGGCCTCCCTCGGCACGGGCCGACTTGCCGTGGGTGATCGGGTGTCGGAGGCCCAGCTTCAGCTCTTGATGGGTATGGGTCGTGACCCGCTCACCGGCGACCCGCTCGGTCTGGCGTTCCCGGCCTACAAGTCCCCGGCCGAGCGGATCGAAGCCCGCGTGGCTGGCCTCGACCCGGCGATGAGTCCTGGTGCGAAAGGTGAGGCGGTCGCGCAGATCGAGGCTGAGGAGAGTGAGCGTGGGACGCGGCGGGCAGTTGCGGGGTTCGACTTCACTTTCTCGATTCCGAAGTCCGCGTCGGCACTGTGGGCGGTCTCTGATGCCGGGACGCAGGCGTTGATCGGTGAGGCGCATCATCGTGCTGTTGCGGAGATGGTTGCGTTCATGGAGCGCGAGGTTGCAGCCACCCGTACCGGCGCAACCGCCGGCGACGGAGCTGTGGCGCAGGTCGATGTCACTGGGCTGGTAGCCACTGCGTTCGATCACTTCGACTCCCGTGCCGGCGACCCCCACCTGCACACCCACGTCGTGATCTCCAACAAGGTACAGACCGTCTTGGATGGGAAGTGGCGGAGTTTGGATGGGCGGCCGATGCACGCCGCCGTGGTCGCGCTCTCGGAGTTGCACGAGGCGGTGTTCGCCGATCACATGACCCGCGCCTTCGGTGTCGAATGGGAGGCCCGTGACATGGGCCGGGACCGGAACCCGGCGTGGGCGATCACCGGTGTGCCGGAAGAGCTGGTTCAGGAGTTTTCCACTCGCGCCCGGCACATCGACAGCGAGACCGACCGTCTCATCGCCGAGTACGTCGACAAGCGCGGGCGGCGGCCCTCACCGGCGACGATCATGAAGCTGCGCGCCCAGGCCACTCTGTCCACACGCCCCGACAAGGAGGTCCGGTCGCTGGCGGACCTCACGGAGCGGTGGCGCACCCGTGCCACCGGTGTACTCGGTCAGGACGCCACGACATGGGCACGCGTGGTCACTGACAACGAGACGCCCTTACTGCTGCGAGCCGACGACGTCCCACTCGGCGTGGTGGCCGAACTCGGGGCCGCGGTGGTCGAGGTCGTCGGTGAGAAGCGTTCGACCTGGCGCCGTTGGAACCTGACGGCGGAGGCGTCCCGGCAGACGATGGGCTGGCGCTTCGCCTCCATGCAGGACCGGGAGGCGATCGTCGGCATGGTCGCCGATGCCGCCGAGAACGCGTCGCTGCGTCTCACTCCGCCCGACCTCGCCACGAGCCCGGCAGCGTTCCGGCGCGTTGACGGCACCAGTGTGTTCCGGCCCAAGCACTCCACCGTGTTCTCCTCCGAGCTGTTGCTCGCGGCCGAGGACCGGCTGCTCGACCGATCCCGCACCATCACCGCACCAGCGGTCCCGGTCGGCACGGTGGAAACGATCACCTCCCGCGCCGATGCCGAGGGACGAATGCTCGGCGAGGACCAGGCCGAGGCCTTGATGAAGATCGCCGTCTCCGGGCGGGTGCTCGACGTGCTCGTCGGCCCGGCCGGTGCGGGCAAGACCACGGCTACGTGGGCGTTGCGGAGGATGTGGGAGACGGAACACGGTTCCGGGTCCGTGGTCGGGCTGGCCCCCTCCGCAGTGGCAGCGCAGGTCCTCGCTGATGACCTTGACATCGCGACGGAGAACACGGCGAAATGGTGGACCAACCACCTCGTGCACGGCACGACGTTCAAGGCGGGGCAGCTCGTCATCATCGACGAAGCATCCCTGGCAGGCACCCTGTCCCTGGACCGGATCACGCACCTTGCGGAGCAGGCCGGTGCGAAGGTGCTGCTGGTTGGTGACTTCGCCCAACTCCAGTCCGTGGATGCCGGTGGCGCATTCGGGCTGCTCGTCAACGACCGCGACGATGCGCCCGAGTTGGTCGATGTCCACCGCTTCACGAACGCCTGGGAGAAGATCGCATCCCTTGGGCTACGGCATGGACGTACTGAGGTGATCGACACCTACCTCGACTACGATCGTATCCACGAGGGCGACGCCGAGGTGATGGCCGATGCCGCTTACGGCGCCTGGCGCGCCGACCGGAACGCCGGGGCAGTGTCAGTGCTGATCGCCGAAACCCGCGACGACGTGACCGCCCTCAACACCCGTGCCCGCGCGGACCTGATCCTCGACGGCACCCTCACACCCGGCCGCGAGGTCGAGCTGAACGACGGCACCACCGCCGGGGCCGGGGACACGGTCATCACCCGCCGCAACGACCGGCGCCTGCGCAACGGCAAGGATTGGGTCCGCAACGGCGACACCTGGACTATCAAAGACGTGCGCGACGATGGCTCGGTCACGATCCGTCCCACCGGCCGCAGATTCGGCGGGTCTATCCTGCTGCCGGCGTCGTACGTGGCCGAGCATGTCGATCTTGGGTATGCGGTCACCGCACACCGCGCTCAGGGAGTCACGGTCGACACCGCGCATGTGCTGGTGGAGCCGACCACCACACGGGAGAACTTCTATGTCGCCATGACCCGCGGCAAGCACTCCAACCGGGCCTATGTGGTCCTCGATCGAGCCGACGACGCCCACACTGAGCCGCACCCCGGTGACAACCCCGACGCCACCGCCCGGAGCGTGCTCTACGGCGTCCTCCAGCGCGTCGGCGCGGAACTGTCCGCCCACGAGACCATCACCGTTGAACACGAGCAGTGGGGCTCGGTCGCTCAGCTCGCGGCCGAGTACGAGACCATCGCTGCCGCAGCCCAACGCGACCGCTGGGCGACATTGATCCGTGCCTCGGGTCTCACCGAGAGTCAGGCCGACGCCGCTATGGACTCGGAGGCGTTCGGAGCGCTCACCGCCGAACTGCGCCGGGCCGAGGCCAATCACCACGATATGGACCGTCTGCTCCCGCGTCTGATCGCAGCACGGGGGTTCGATGACGCAGATGACATCGCTTCCGTCCTGCACCACCGCGTCGCCCGCGCCACCGCACGTCCCGCCGGGTCCGGCCGCACCCGGAAGGCGCCGCGGCTGATCGCCGGGCTTGTCCCCGCAGCGCGAGGCCCGATGACCGCTGAGATGCGCCACGCCCTCGATGAACGTCACCAGCTCATCGAGCAACGAGTCACCGCTGTTCTGGAGACCGCCCTCACAGACCATGAGCCCTGGACTTCCCGGCTCGGCGATGTGCCCGAAGGTGAGAAGGAAGCGCAGGCCTGGCGTCGCGAAGCGAGGGTCGTGGCCGGCTACCGCGACCGCTACCAGATCACCGGCAGCCATCCCCTCGGCCCCGAACCGGAGACCGCGGCGCAGAAGATCGATTATGCCCGTGCCGATGCTGCCCTCGGGCGCGCCCAAGCCATCACCCGGCCCCGGCAGGACGGGCCGGGGCGGCGCCCGGTTGGACGCGACCGGATCGGCCCGCGACTGTGA
- a CDS encoding MFS transporter, which produces MSRRRRWSLLAAVSSALLLIALDNSVLYTALPTLTRELGADGSASLWIVNAYPVVMAGLLLGAGTLGDRVGHVRMFHTGLVIFGAASLVATFAPTAGVLIAARALLAVGAATMMPATLALIRVTFHVERERNIAIAVWGTVSIVGAALGPIVGGVLLQAFWWGAVFLINVPIVVAALTATALIRPSNDPDPAKRWDLTSSIQAMTGLIAMVVAIKEFADPGPAWSLIAVAVMVSAVALTLFARRQRRLPHPLLDFTIFTNKAFTAGVIAAAVTMFAIGGVQLVTVQRLQLVVQFSPIESGLVVSAIMLGSVPTALLGGVILHRSGLRLLISGGLALAGLGLTLSVMTFAASLLALVTGLVISGLGLGAVIAVASTAIVGNARSRQAGMAASIEEVSWEFGNLTAVAVIGTLIGLVYSATIRLPPSAPDAARDSLTTALALPEGTPELHEAAHAAFDTGYLVVMIVITATVFAGALLTRRLLRHHGPGTPSSIQDD; this is translated from the coding sequence ATGTCGCGTAGGAGACGATGGTCTCTGCTTGCTGCCGTCAGCAGCGCCCTGTTGCTGATCGCCTTGGACAACTCCGTCCTCTACACCGCGCTGCCCACCCTGACCCGTGAACTCGGCGCCGACGGGTCGGCGAGCCTGTGGATCGTCAACGCCTATCCAGTCGTCATGGCCGGGCTTCTGCTTGGGGCTGGCACGCTCGGTGACCGGGTCGGCCACGTGCGGATGTTCCACACCGGTCTGGTCATCTTCGGCGCCGCCTCCCTGGTGGCGACTTTCGCACCCACGGCCGGAGTGCTGATCGCTGCGCGGGCCCTCCTGGCGGTCGGCGCAGCAACCATGATGCCGGCGACCTTGGCACTGATCCGCGTGACCTTCCACGTCGAACGAGAACGCAACATCGCCATCGCTGTGTGGGGCACCGTGTCGATCGTTGGCGCAGCCCTTGGCCCTATCGTCGGCGGTGTTCTGTTGCAGGCGTTCTGGTGGGGCGCGGTGTTCCTGATCAACGTCCCCATCGTTGTCGCCGCGCTGACGGCCACCGCGCTCATCCGGCCCAGCAACGATCCCGATCCGGCCAAGCGCTGGGACCTGACCTCATCGATCCAGGCGATGACCGGGCTCATCGCCATGGTCGTGGCGATCAAGGAGTTCGCCGACCCCGGTCCTGCATGGTCGCTCATCGCTGTCGCGGTGATGGTCTCAGCCGTCGCGCTCACACTCTTCGCGCGTCGTCAACGTCGCCTGCCCCATCCGCTCCTGGACTTCACCATCTTCACCAACAAGGCCTTCACCGCCGGGGTGATCGCGGCGGCTGTCACCATGTTCGCCATCGGCGGTGTTCAGCTTGTCACCGTCCAACGCCTCCAACTGGTGGTCCAGTTCAGCCCCATCGAGTCCGGGCTCGTGGTCAGCGCTATCATGCTCGGCTCTGTTCCCACCGCTTTGCTGGGTGGCGTGATCCTGCACCGCTCCGGGCTACGCCTCCTGATTTCCGGCGGTCTCGCCCTCGCCGGACTCGGGCTGACCCTCAGCGTGATGACATTCGCGGCCTCTCTGCTCGCGCTCGTGACCGGGCTGGTCATCAGTGGGTTGGGGCTCGGCGCGGTCATTGCGGTCGCCTCCACCGCCATCGTTGGCAACGCACGCTCCCGACAAGCCGGCATGGCCGCCTCGATTGAAGAAGTCTCCTGGGAGTTCGGCAACCTTACCGCTGTCGCCGTCATCGGCACCCTGATCGGTCTGGTTTACAGCGCAACGATCCGCCTCCCGCCGAGTGCGCCCGACGCGGCCAGAGACAGCCTCACCACTGCCCTCGCACTTCCCGAGGGCACACCCGAATTGCATGAGGCCGCGCACGCTGCGTTCGACACCGGCTACCTCGTCGTCATGATCGTCATCACGGCCACCGTCTTCGCCGGCGCCCTACTCACCCGCCGTCTGCTTCGACACCACGGACCAGGAACACCGTCGTCTATCCAAGATGACTGA